One Halichoerus grypus chromosome 1, mHalGry1.hap1.1, whole genome shotgun sequence genomic region harbors:
- the DUS3L gene encoding tRNA-dihydrouridine(47) synthase [NAD(P)(+)]-like isoform X1 — translation MAEGAAEAPAESGGGSDSGAGAPERGVAPIKPQYLTTKEQFHEFLEAKGQEKPSQEIKAGDPGSNDLAEPEAKRIRLEDGQTGEVAEPREQPQAQKRARGQNKGRPHMKPTHYDKNRLCPSLVQDSAAKCFFGDRCRFLHDVGLYLETKPSDLGPRCVLFETFGRCPYGVTCRFAGAHLGPEGQNLVREERVQAPPVRNGLDKALQQQLRKRKVRFERAEQALRQLSKGHVPGPSPEATVPEVSGAEGAPGQDSGDTQQAVPEPGADALASGSVRTCGPLTDEDIVRLRPCEKRKLDISGKLYLAPLTTCGNLPFRRICKRFGADVTCGEMAVCTNLLQGQTSEWALLRRHPCEDIFGVQLEGAFPDTMTKCAELLNRTIEVDFVDINVGCPIDLVYKKGGGCALMNRAAKFQQIVRGMNQVLDVPLTVKIRTGVQERVNLAHRLLPELRDWGAALVTPVPLDLSGSLSLCLVLRLPARLSLPARGFSFSSTAAPGSSATPSWLTGSTSRSVRRQPVPCPCSVGPLPPAPFPEATCLPPAPPGPCPAPGDVTGLAGPPLELPLAPSSLRPPSLCPSGNGDVLSYEDANRAMQTGVAGVMIARGALLKPWLFTEIKEQRHWDISSSERMAILQDFTRYGLEHWGSDTQGVEKTRRFLLEWLSFLCRYVPVGLLERLPQRINERPPYYLGRDYLETLMASQKAADWIRISEMLLGPVPANFVFLPKHKANAYK, via the exons ATGGCGGAGGGAGCGGCGGAGGCCCCAGCAGAGAGCGGTGGCGGCAGCGATTCAGGAGCCGGCGCTCCGGAACGGGGGGTGGCTCCCATTAAACCTCA GTACCTCACCACTAAGGAGCAGTTCCACGAATTCCTGGAAGCCAAAGGGCAGGAGAAGCCCAGCCAGGAAATCAAGGCAGGCGACCCTGGGAGCAATGACCTGGCTGAACCCGAGGCCAAGCGCATCCGACTGGAAGATGGGCAGACGGGGGAGGTGGCCGAGCCCCGGGAGCAGCCGCAGGCTCAGAAGAGAGCCCGGGGCCAGAACAAGGGCCGGCCCCACATGAAACCCACCCACTATGACAAAAAtaggctctgcccctccctggtcCAG GATTCAGCTGCGAAGTGTTTCTTTGGCGACCGCTGCCGCTTCCTGCATGACGTGGGCCTCTACCTGGAGACCAAGCCGTCGGACCTGGGCCCCCGCTGTGTGCTTTTCGAGACCTTTGGCAGGTGCCCCTATGGTGTGACCTGCCGCTTCGCCGGGGCCCATCTGGGACCCGAAGGCCAGAACCTGGTGCGGGAAGAGCGGGTCCAGGCCCCACCGGTCCGCAACGGCCTGGACAAGGCCCTGCAGCAGCAGCTGCGAAAGCGCAAGGTCCGCTTCGAGCGTGCCGAGCAGGCCCTCCGCCAGCTAAGCAAGGGCCACGTGCCGGGCCCCTCCCCTGAGGCCACGGTCCCTGAGGTCTCGGGGGCCGAAGGTGCCCCCGGGCAGGACAGCGGTGACACCCAGCAGGCCGTCCCAGAGCCAGGCGCTGATGCCCTCGCCAGTGGCTCGGTGCGGACCTGTGGGCCCCTGACGGACGAGGATATAGTCAGGCTGCGGCCGTGTGAGAAGAGGAAG CTGGACATCAGCGGCAAGCTGTACCTGGCGCCCCTCACCACG TGCGGGAACCTGCCCTTCCGGCGGATCTGTAAACGCTTCGGGGCAGACGTGACCTGCGGGGAGATGGCTGTGTGCACCAACCTGCTGCAGGGCCAGACGTCCGAGTGGGCTCTGCTCAGACGCCATCCGTGCGAGGATATCTTCGGCGTCCAG CTTGAGGGCGCCTTCCCTGACACCATGACCAAGTGTGCCGAGCTGCTCAACCGCACCATCGAGGTGGATTTCGTGGACATCAACGTCGGGTGCCCCATCGACCTTGTGTACAAGAAG GGCGGGGGCTGTGCCCTCATGAACCGCGCAGCCAAGTTCCAGCAGATCGTCCGCGGCATGAACCAG GTGCTGGACGTGCCGCTGACGGTGAAGATCCGCACGGGCGTCCAGGAGCGTGTGAACCTGGCACACCGCTTGCTCCCTGAGCTGCGGGACTGGGGTGCAGCCCTGGTCACG cctgtCCCTCTTgatctctctgggtctctttctctgtgtctggtCCTCCGCCTCCCGGCCCGTCTCTCCCTCCCCGCGCGTGGCTTCTCCTTCAGCTCCACGGCCGCTCCCGGGAGCAGCGCTACACCAAGCTGGCTGACTGGGAGTACATCGCGCAGTGTGCGACGGCAGCCAGTCCCATGCCCCTGTTCGGTGGGTCCCCTGCCGCCAGCCCCGTTCCCAGAGGCCACATGCCTGCCGCCCGCCCCCCCAGGACCCTGCCCTGCCCCCGGGGACGTCACTGGGCTGGCAGGACCTCCCCTCGAGCTCCCGCTTGCCCCCAGCTCCCTGAGACCCCCCAGCCTCTGTCCCTCAGGAAACGGGGACGTCTTGTCGTACGAGGATGCCAACCGCGCCATGCAGACTGGCGTCGCGGGGGTGATGATCGCCCG cgGTGCCCTGCTGAAACCGTGGCTGTTCACGGAGATCAAGGAGCAGCGGCACTGGGACATCTCGTCGTCCGAGCGCATGGCCATCCTACAGGACTTCACACGTTACGGCCTGGAGCACTGGGGCTCGGACACGCAGGGTGTGGAGAAGACCCGCCGCTTCCTCCTCGAGTGGCTGTCCTTCCTGTGCAG GTACGTGCCCGTGGGCCTCCTGGAGCGGCTCCCACAGAGGATCAACGAGCGGCCGCCCTACTACCTGGGCCGCGACTACCTGGAGACGCTCATGGCCAGCCAGAAGGCGGCCGACTGGATCCGGATCAG TGAGATGCTGCTGGGACCCGTGCCAGCCAACTTCGTCTTTCTGCCGAAGCATAAGGCCAACGCGTACAAGTAG
- the DUS3L gene encoding tRNA-dihydrouridine(47) synthase [NAD(P)(+)]-like isoform X3, whose product MAEGAAEAPAESGGGSDSGAGAPERGVAPIKPQYLTTKEQFHEFLEAKGQEKPSQEIKAGDPGSNDLAEPEAKRIRLEDGQTGEVAEPREQPQAQKRARGQNKGRPHMKPTHYDKNRLCPSLVQDSAAKCFFGDRCRFLHDVGLYLETKPSDLGPRCVLFETFGRCPYGVTCRFAGAHLGPEGQNLVREERVQAPPVRNGLDKALQQQLRKRKVRFERAEQALRQLSKGHVPGPSPEATVPEVSGAEGAPGQDSGDTQQAVPEPGADALASGSVRTCGPLTDEDIVRLRPCEKRKLDISGKLYLAPLTTCGNLPFRRICKRFGADVTCGEMAVCTNLLQGQTSEWALLRRHPCEDIFGVQLEGAFPDTMTKCAELLNRTIEVDFVDINVGCPIDLVYKKGGGCALMNRAAKFQQIVRGMNQVLDVPLTVKIRTGVQERVNLAHRLLPELRDWGAALVTLHGRSREQRYTKLADWEYIAQCATAASPMPLFGNGDVLSYEDANRAMQTGVAGVMIARGALLKPWLFTEIKEQRHWDISSSERMAILQDFTRYGLEHWGSDTQGVEKTRRFLLEWLSFLCRYVPVGLLERLPQRINERPPYYLGRDYLETLMASQKAADWIRISEMLLGPVPANFVFLPKHKANAYK is encoded by the exons ATGGCGGAGGGAGCGGCGGAGGCCCCAGCAGAGAGCGGTGGCGGCAGCGATTCAGGAGCCGGCGCTCCGGAACGGGGGGTGGCTCCCATTAAACCTCA GTACCTCACCACTAAGGAGCAGTTCCACGAATTCCTGGAAGCCAAAGGGCAGGAGAAGCCCAGCCAGGAAATCAAGGCAGGCGACCCTGGGAGCAATGACCTGGCTGAACCCGAGGCCAAGCGCATCCGACTGGAAGATGGGCAGACGGGGGAGGTGGCCGAGCCCCGGGAGCAGCCGCAGGCTCAGAAGAGAGCCCGGGGCCAGAACAAGGGCCGGCCCCACATGAAACCCACCCACTATGACAAAAAtaggctctgcccctccctggtcCAG GATTCAGCTGCGAAGTGTTTCTTTGGCGACCGCTGCCGCTTCCTGCATGACGTGGGCCTCTACCTGGAGACCAAGCCGTCGGACCTGGGCCCCCGCTGTGTGCTTTTCGAGACCTTTGGCAGGTGCCCCTATGGTGTGACCTGCCGCTTCGCCGGGGCCCATCTGGGACCCGAAGGCCAGAACCTGGTGCGGGAAGAGCGGGTCCAGGCCCCACCGGTCCGCAACGGCCTGGACAAGGCCCTGCAGCAGCAGCTGCGAAAGCGCAAGGTCCGCTTCGAGCGTGCCGAGCAGGCCCTCCGCCAGCTAAGCAAGGGCCACGTGCCGGGCCCCTCCCCTGAGGCCACGGTCCCTGAGGTCTCGGGGGCCGAAGGTGCCCCCGGGCAGGACAGCGGTGACACCCAGCAGGCCGTCCCAGAGCCAGGCGCTGATGCCCTCGCCAGTGGCTCGGTGCGGACCTGTGGGCCCCTGACGGACGAGGATATAGTCAGGCTGCGGCCGTGTGAGAAGAGGAAG CTGGACATCAGCGGCAAGCTGTACCTGGCGCCCCTCACCACG TGCGGGAACCTGCCCTTCCGGCGGATCTGTAAACGCTTCGGGGCAGACGTGACCTGCGGGGAGATGGCTGTGTGCACCAACCTGCTGCAGGGCCAGACGTCCGAGTGGGCTCTGCTCAGACGCCATCCGTGCGAGGATATCTTCGGCGTCCAG CTTGAGGGCGCCTTCCCTGACACCATGACCAAGTGTGCCGAGCTGCTCAACCGCACCATCGAGGTGGATTTCGTGGACATCAACGTCGGGTGCCCCATCGACCTTGTGTACAAGAAG GGCGGGGGCTGTGCCCTCATGAACCGCGCAGCCAAGTTCCAGCAGATCGTCCGCGGCATGAACCAG GTGCTGGACGTGCCGCTGACGGTGAAGATCCGCACGGGCGTCCAGGAGCGTGTGAACCTGGCACACCGCTTGCTCCCTGAGCTGCGGGACTGGGGTGCAGCCCTGGTCACG CTCCACGGCCGCTCCCGGGAGCAGCGCTACACCAAGCTGGCTGACTGGGAGTACATCGCGCAGTGTGCGACGGCAGCCAGTCCCATGCCCCTGTTCG GAAACGGGGACGTCTTGTCGTACGAGGATGCCAACCGCGCCATGCAGACTGGCGTCGCGGGGGTGATGATCGCCCG cgGTGCCCTGCTGAAACCGTGGCTGTTCACGGAGATCAAGGAGCAGCGGCACTGGGACATCTCGTCGTCCGAGCGCATGGCCATCCTACAGGACTTCACACGTTACGGCCTGGAGCACTGGGGCTCGGACACGCAGGGTGTGGAGAAGACCCGCCGCTTCCTCCTCGAGTGGCTGTCCTTCCTGTGCAG GTACGTGCCCGTGGGCCTCCTGGAGCGGCTCCCACAGAGGATCAACGAGCGGCCGCCCTACTACCTGGGCCGCGACTACCTGGAGACGCTCATGGCCAGCCAGAAGGCGGCCGACTGGATCCGGATCAG TGAGATGCTGCTGGGACCCGTGCCAGCCAACTTCGTCTTTCTGCCGAAGCATAAGGCCAACGCGTACAAGTAG
- the PRR22 gene encoding proline-rich protein 22 isoform X2, with product MQHPKPFYAPTAPQEGFSPRGLDGTEGPGSQPAPTCMEPLPAVGSSNLYQPPNPEKEVFPAPPAGFQMAPCGCFFDPRIYRIEWATTDFGQSSLYKLTAVGGGGPPGGPAGGPASPGTYLLEPQHYLKAPVPAPPPPPYPHYQPLPGGPQYLMPYFPPEGPGPEALGFVGDGGPPAYMELPPPLLKEGLGPAPLPPAPPPVPKENKLPPLLITLPTEAALPPGAYGHLKGHLSQFHGPSEPLAFPSKELQGGGAGSALLYPPGPGEPKAAEAEAAPQGAGEARTPEAARAFVLPEKVLLEDAMKLFDCLPGSAEPDGSPRTAPGPALPDSRGGGDDSSSDIRSLHLPDELLSFDYSVPEILDTVSNVDYFFNFKALDEEPPPGPGPPAANTVAPAVRPELPSKRKAGTSSAKKGRQGGKGKQAAGPASAAPSGPRQELGATPH from the exons ATGCAGCACCCCAAACCCTTCTATGCGCCTACGGCTCCCCAAGAAGGCTTCAGCCCCCGGGGCCTGGATGGCACCGAGGGGCCAGGCAGCCAGCCTGCTCCCACCTGCATGGAGCCTCTTCCTGCTGTGG GTTCCTCCAACCTGTATCAGCCCCCAAACCCGGAGAAAGAGGTGTTTCCAGCCCCTCCGGCAG GTTTCCAGATGGCACCCTGTGGGTGCTTCTTTGACCCCCGCATCTACCGAATTGAGTGGGCCACCACCGACTTCGGCCAGTCGTCCCTGTACAAGCTGACGGCAGTGGGCGGTGGGGGACCCCCCGGGGGCCCGGCTGGGGGCCCCGCCTCGCCAGGCACCTACCTCCTAGAGCCCCAGCACTACCTCAAGGCCCCGGTGCCGGCCCCACCGCCCCCGCCGTACCCACACTACCAGCCGCTGCCTGGGGGCCCCCAGTACCTCATGCCCTACTTCCCACCCGAGGGGCCTGGGCCAGAGGCTCTGGGCTTTGTGGGGGATGGGGGGCCCCCCGCCTACATGGAGCTGCCTCCGCCCCTGCTCAAGGAAGGCCTGGGGCCAGCCCCACTGCCGCCCGCACCGCCACCTGTCCCCAAGGAGAACAAGCTGCCTCCCCTGCTCATCACGCTCCCCACTGAGGCCGCGCTGCCCCCCGGCGCCTATGGCCACCTCAAGGGCCACCTCAGTCAGTTCCACGGGCCCAGCGAGCCCCTGGCCTTCCCCTCCAAGGAGCTGCAGGGTGGTGGGGCCGGGTCGGCCCTGCTCTACCCGCCGGGCCCCGGGGAGCCCAAGGCGGCCGAGGCAGAGGCAGCCCCACAGGGGGCGGGCGAGGCCAGGACCCCCGAGGCAGCCAGGGCCTTCGTGCTACCTGAGAAGGTGCTTCTGGAAGACGCAATGAAGCTCTTCGACTGCTTGCCAGGCAGCGCTGAGCCCGACGGGTCCCCGCGCACGGCCCCTGGGCCCGCCCTGCCGGACAGCAGGGGCGGCGGGGACGACTCGTCCAGCGACATCCGCTCGCTGCACCTGCCGGACGAGCTGCTGTCCTTTGACTACAGTGTGCCCGAGATTCTGGACACCGTGTCCAACGTGGACTACTTTTTCAACTTCAAGGCCCTGGATGAGGAGCCGCCGCCCGGCCCGGGGCCCCCAGCCGCGAACACCGTGGCCCCCGCGGTGCGGCCTGAGCTTCCCAGCAAGAGGAAGGCCGGCACCTCGTCCGCCAagaagggcaggcagggaggcaaGGGCAAGCAGGCTGCGGGCCCGGCCAGCGCCGCCCCCTCGGGGCCCAGGCAGGAGCTGGGAGCCACCCCCCATTAA
- the PRR22 gene encoding proline-rich protein 22 isoform X1, with protein MRLRLPKKASAPGAWMAPRGQAASLLPPAWSLFLLWVPPTCISPQTRRKRCFQPLRQVGPRAPLRAAPPWPAGFQMAPCGCFFDPRIYRIEWATTDFGQSSLYKLTAVGGGGPPGGPAGGPASPGTYLLEPQHYLKAPVPAPPPPPYPHYQPLPGGPQYLMPYFPPEGPGPEALGFVGDGGPPAYMELPPPLLKEGLGPAPLPPAPPPVPKENKLPPLLITLPTEAALPPGAYGHLKGHLSQFHGPSEPLAFPSKELQGGGAGSALLYPPGPGEPKAAEAEAAPQGAGEARTPEAARAFVLPEKVLLEDAMKLFDCLPGSAEPDGSPRTAPGPALPDSRGGGDDSSSDIRSLHLPDELLSFDYSVPEILDTVSNVDYFFNFKALDEEPPPGPGPPAANTVAPAVRPELPSKRKAGTSSAKKGRQGGKGKQAAGPASAAPSGPRQELGATPH; from the exons ATGCGCCTACGGCTCCCCAAGAAGGCTTCAGCCCCCGGGGCCTGGATGGCACCGAGGGGCCAGGCAGCCAGCCTGCTCCCACCTGCATGGAGCCTCTTCCTGCTGTGG GTTCCTCCAACCTGTATCAGCCCCCAAACCCGGAGAAAGAGGTGTTTCCAGCCCCTCCGGCAG GTGGGTCCCAGAGCTCCTCTCagggctgcccctccctggcctgcAGGTTTCCAGATGGCACCCTGTGGGTGCTTCTTTGACCCCCGCATCTACCGAATTGAGTGGGCCACCACCGACTTCGGCCAGTCGTCCCTGTACAAGCTGACGGCAGTGGGCGGTGGGGGACCCCCCGGGGGCCCGGCTGGGGGCCCCGCCTCGCCAGGCACCTACCTCCTAGAGCCCCAGCACTACCTCAAGGCCCCGGTGCCGGCCCCACCGCCCCCGCCGTACCCACACTACCAGCCGCTGCCTGGGGGCCCCCAGTACCTCATGCCCTACTTCCCACCCGAGGGGCCTGGGCCAGAGGCTCTGGGCTTTGTGGGGGATGGGGGGCCCCCCGCCTACATGGAGCTGCCTCCGCCCCTGCTCAAGGAAGGCCTGGGGCCAGCCCCACTGCCGCCCGCACCGCCACCTGTCCCCAAGGAGAACAAGCTGCCTCCCCTGCTCATCACGCTCCCCACTGAGGCCGCGCTGCCCCCCGGCGCCTATGGCCACCTCAAGGGCCACCTCAGTCAGTTCCACGGGCCCAGCGAGCCCCTGGCCTTCCCCTCCAAGGAGCTGCAGGGTGGTGGGGCCGGGTCGGCCCTGCTCTACCCGCCGGGCCCCGGGGAGCCCAAGGCGGCCGAGGCAGAGGCAGCCCCACAGGGGGCGGGCGAGGCCAGGACCCCCGAGGCAGCCAGGGCCTTCGTGCTACCTGAGAAGGTGCTTCTGGAAGACGCAATGAAGCTCTTCGACTGCTTGCCAGGCAGCGCTGAGCCCGACGGGTCCCCGCGCACGGCCCCTGGGCCCGCCCTGCCGGACAGCAGGGGCGGCGGGGACGACTCGTCCAGCGACATCCGCTCGCTGCACCTGCCGGACGAGCTGCTGTCCTTTGACTACAGTGTGCCCGAGATTCTGGACACCGTGTCCAACGTGGACTACTTTTTCAACTTCAAGGCCCTGGATGAGGAGCCGCCGCCCGGCCCGGGGCCCCCAGCCGCGAACACCGTGGCCCCCGCGGTGCGGCCTGAGCTTCCCAGCAAGAGGAAGGCCGGCACCTCGTCCGCCAagaagggcaggcagggaggcaaGGGCAAGCAGGCTGCGGGCCCGGCCAGCGCCGCCCCCTCGGGGCCCAGGCAGGAGCTGGGAGCCACCCCCCATTAA
- the DUS3L gene encoding tRNA-dihydrouridine(47) synthase [NAD(P)(+)]-like isoform X4 has translation MAEGAAEAPAESGGGSDSGAGAPERGVAPIKPQYLTTKEQFHEFLEAKGQEKPSQEIKAGDPGSNDLAEPEAKRIRLEDGQTGEVAEPREQPQAQKRARGQNKGRPHMKPTHYDKNRLCPSLVQDSAAKCFFGDRCRFLHDVGLYLETKPSDLGPRCVLFETFGRCPYGVTCRFAGAHLGPEGQNLVREERVQAPPVRNGLDKALQQQLRKRKVRFERAEQALRQLSKGHVPGPSPEATVPEVSGAEGAPGQDSGDTQQAVPEPGADALASGSVRTCGPLTDEDIVRLRPCEKRKLDISGKLYLAPLTTCGNLPFRRICKRFGADVTCGEMAVCTNLLQGQTSEWALLRRHPCEDIFGVQLEGAFPDTMTKCAELLNRTIEVDFVDINVGCPIDLVYKKGGGCALMNRAAKFQQIVRGMNQVLDVPLTVKIRTGVQERVNLAHRLLPELRDWGAALVTPVPLDLSGSLSLCLVLRLPARLSLPARGFSFSSTAAPGSSATPSWLTGSTSRSVRRQPVPCPCSETGTSCRTRMPTAPCRLASRG, from the exons ATGGCGGAGGGAGCGGCGGAGGCCCCAGCAGAGAGCGGTGGCGGCAGCGATTCAGGAGCCGGCGCTCCGGAACGGGGGGTGGCTCCCATTAAACCTCA GTACCTCACCACTAAGGAGCAGTTCCACGAATTCCTGGAAGCCAAAGGGCAGGAGAAGCCCAGCCAGGAAATCAAGGCAGGCGACCCTGGGAGCAATGACCTGGCTGAACCCGAGGCCAAGCGCATCCGACTGGAAGATGGGCAGACGGGGGAGGTGGCCGAGCCCCGGGAGCAGCCGCAGGCTCAGAAGAGAGCCCGGGGCCAGAACAAGGGCCGGCCCCACATGAAACCCACCCACTATGACAAAAAtaggctctgcccctccctggtcCAG GATTCAGCTGCGAAGTGTTTCTTTGGCGACCGCTGCCGCTTCCTGCATGACGTGGGCCTCTACCTGGAGACCAAGCCGTCGGACCTGGGCCCCCGCTGTGTGCTTTTCGAGACCTTTGGCAGGTGCCCCTATGGTGTGACCTGCCGCTTCGCCGGGGCCCATCTGGGACCCGAAGGCCAGAACCTGGTGCGGGAAGAGCGGGTCCAGGCCCCACCGGTCCGCAACGGCCTGGACAAGGCCCTGCAGCAGCAGCTGCGAAAGCGCAAGGTCCGCTTCGAGCGTGCCGAGCAGGCCCTCCGCCAGCTAAGCAAGGGCCACGTGCCGGGCCCCTCCCCTGAGGCCACGGTCCCTGAGGTCTCGGGGGCCGAAGGTGCCCCCGGGCAGGACAGCGGTGACACCCAGCAGGCCGTCCCAGAGCCAGGCGCTGATGCCCTCGCCAGTGGCTCGGTGCGGACCTGTGGGCCCCTGACGGACGAGGATATAGTCAGGCTGCGGCCGTGTGAGAAGAGGAAG CTGGACATCAGCGGCAAGCTGTACCTGGCGCCCCTCACCACG TGCGGGAACCTGCCCTTCCGGCGGATCTGTAAACGCTTCGGGGCAGACGTGACCTGCGGGGAGATGGCTGTGTGCACCAACCTGCTGCAGGGCCAGACGTCCGAGTGGGCTCTGCTCAGACGCCATCCGTGCGAGGATATCTTCGGCGTCCAG CTTGAGGGCGCCTTCCCTGACACCATGACCAAGTGTGCCGAGCTGCTCAACCGCACCATCGAGGTGGATTTCGTGGACATCAACGTCGGGTGCCCCATCGACCTTGTGTACAAGAAG GGCGGGGGCTGTGCCCTCATGAACCGCGCAGCCAAGTTCCAGCAGATCGTCCGCGGCATGAACCAG GTGCTGGACGTGCCGCTGACGGTGAAGATCCGCACGGGCGTCCAGGAGCGTGTGAACCTGGCACACCGCTTGCTCCCTGAGCTGCGGGACTGGGGTGCAGCCCTGGTCACG cctgtCCCTCTTgatctctctgggtctctttctctgtgtctggtCCTCCGCCTCCCGGCCCGTCTCTCCCTCCCCGCGCGTGGCTTCTCCTTCAGCTCCACGGCCGCTCCCGGGAGCAGCGCTACACCAAGCTGGCTGACTGGGAGTACATCGCGCAGTGTGCGACGGCAGCCAGTCCCATGCCCCTGTTCG GAAACGGGGACGTCTTGTCGTACGAGGATGCCAACCGCGCCATGCAGACTGGCGTCGCGGGGGTGA
- the DUS3L gene encoding tRNA-dihydrouridine(47) synthase [NAD(P)(+)]-like isoform X2 — MAEGAAEAPAESGGGSDSGAGAPERGVAPIKPQYLTTKEQFHEFLEAKGQEKPSQEIKAGDPGSNDLAEPEAKRIRLEDGQTGEVAEPREQPQAQKRARGQNKGRPHMKPTHYDKNRLCPSLVQDSAAKCFFGDRCRFLHDVGLYLETKPSDLGPRCVLFETFGRCPYGVTCRFAGAHLGPEGQNLVREERVQAPPVRNGLDKALQQQLRKRKVRFERAEQALRQLSKGHVPGPSPEATVPEVSGAEGAPGQDSGDTQQAVPEPGADALASGSVRTCGPLTDEDIVRLRPCEKRKLDISGKLYLAPLTTCGNLPFRRICKRFGADVTCGEMAVCTNLLQGQTSEWALLRRHPCEDIFGVQLEGAFPDTMTKCAELLNRTIEVDFVDINVGCPIDLVYKKGGGCALMNRAAKFQQIVRGMNQVLDVPLTVKIRTGVQERVNLAHRLLPELRDWGAALVTLHGRSREQRYTKLADWEYIAQCATAASPMPLFGGSPAASPVPRGHMPAARPPRTLPCPRGRHWAGRTSPRAPACPQLPETPQPLSLRKRGRLVVRGCQPRHADWRRGGDDRPRCPAETVAVHGDQGAAALGHLVVRAHGHPTGLHTLRPGALGLGHAGCGEDPPLPPRVAVLPVQVRARGPPGAAPTEDQRAAALLPGPRLPGDAHGQPEGGRLDPDQ, encoded by the exons ATGGCGGAGGGAGCGGCGGAGGCCCCAGCAGAGAGCGGTGGCGGCAGCGATTCAGGAGCCGGCGCTCCGGAACGGGGGGTGGCTCCCATTAAACCTCA GTACCTCACCACTAAGGAGCAGTTCCACGAATTCCTGGAAGCCAAAGGGCAGGAGAAGCCCAGCCAGGAAATCAAGGCAGGCGACCCTGGGAGCAATGACCTGGCTGAACCCGAGGCCAAGCGCATCCGACTGGAAGATGGGCAGACGGGGGAGGTGGCCGAGCCCCGGGAGCAGCCGCAGGCTCAGAAGAGAGCCCGGGGCCAGAACAAGGGCCGGCCCCACATGAAACCCACCCACTATGACAAAAAtaggctctgcccctccctggtcCAG GATTCAGCTGCGAAGTGTTTCTTTGGCGACCGCTGCCGCTTCCTGCATGACGTGGGCCTCTACCTGGAGACCAAGCCGTCGGACCTGGGCCCCCGCTGTGTGCTTTTCGAGACCTTTGGCAGGTGCCCCTATGGTGTGACCTGCCGCTTCGCCGGGGCCCATCTGGGACCCGAAGGCCAGAACCTGGTGCGGGAAGAGCGGGTCCAGGCCCCACCGGTCCGCAACGGCCTGGACAAGGCCCTGCAGCAGCAGCTGCGAAAGCGCAAGGTCCGCTTCGAGCGTGCCGAGCAGGCCCTCCGCCAGCTAAGCAAGGGCCACGTGCCGGGCCCCTCCCCTGAGGCCACGGTCCCTGAGGTCTCGGGGGCCGAAGGTGCCCCCGGGCAGGACAGCGGTGACACCCAGCAGGCCGTCCCAGAGCCAGGCGCTGATGCCCTCGCCAGTGGCTCGGTGCGGACCTGTGGGCCCCTGACGGACGAGGATATAGTCAGGCTGCGGCCGTGTGAGAAGAGGAAG CTGGACATCAGCGGCAAGCTGTACCTGGCGCCCCTCACCACG TGCGGGAACCTGCCCTTCCGGCGGATCTGTAAACGCTTCGGGGCAGACGTGACCTGCGGGGAGATGGCTGTGTGCACCAACCTGCTGCAGGGCCAGACGTCCGAGTGGGCTCTGCTCAGACGCCATCCGTGCGAGGATATCTTCGGCGTCCAG CTTGAGGGCGCCTTCCCTGACACCATGACCAAGTGTGCCGAGCTGCTCAACCGCACCATCGAGGTGGATTTCGTGGACATCAACGTCGGGTGCCCCATCGACCTTGTGTACAAGAAG GGCGGGGGCTGTGCCCTCATGAACCGCGCAGCCAAGTTCCAGCAGATCGTCCGCGGCATGAACCAG GTGCTGGACGTGCCGCTGACGGTGAAGATCCGCACGGGCGTCCAGGAGCGTGTGAACCTGGCACACCGCTTGCTCCCTGAGCTGCGGGACTGGGGTGCAGCCCTGGTCACG CTCCACGGCCGCTCCCGGGAGCAGCGCTACACCAAGCTGGCTGACTGGGAGTACATCGCGCAGTGTGCGACGGCAGCCAGTCCCATGCCCCTGTTCGGTGGGTCCCCTGCCGCCAGCCCCGTTCCCAGAGGCCACATGCCTGCCGCCCGCCCCCCCAGGACCCTGCCCTGCCCCCGGGGACGTCACTGGGCTGGCAGGACCTCCCCTCGAGCTCCCGCTTGCCCCCAGCTCCCTGAGACCCCCCAGCCTCTGTCCCTCAGGAAACGGGGACGTCTTGTCGTACGAGGATGCCAACCGCGCCATGCAGACTGGCGTCGCGGGGGTGATGATCGCCCG cgGTGCCCTGCTGAAACCGTGGCTGTTCACGGAGATCAAGGAGCAGCGGCACTGGGACATCTCGTCGTCCGAGCGCATGGCCATCCTACAGGACTTCACACGTTACGGCCTGGAGCACTGGGGCTCGGACACGCAGGGTGTGGAGAAGACCCGCCGCTTCCTCCTCGAGTGGCTGTCCTTCCTGTGCAG GTACGTGCCCGTGGGCCTCCTGGAGCGGCTCCCACAGAGGATCAACGAGCGGCCGCCCTACTACCTGGGCCGCGACTACCTGGAGACGCTCATGGCCAGCCAGAAGGCGGCCGACTGGATCCGGATCAG TGA